Sequence from the Nitrincola iocasae genome:
GTCGTATTTCTCTGGGCATCAAACAGTGCACCATCAACCCATGGATCTCTTTCTCTGAGCAGTTCGCTGCAGGTGATAAAGTCCAGGGCACCATCAAGACCATTACTGACTTCGGCATTTTTGTCGGTCTGGATAACGATCTTGACGGTCTGGTTCACATGTCTGATATCTCCTGGGAAGCCGATGCTGAAACCGCACTGCGCCAGTTCAAGAAAGGCGACGAAGTTGAAGCGGTTATCCTGTCTATTGATGCAGAGAAAGAGCGCATCTCTCTGGGCATCAAACAGCTGGAAAGCGATCCGTTTGCTGAATTTGCTGCTGCAAATGAAAAAGGCACTATCGTTAACGGCACGGTGAAGAGCGTTGATGCTAAAGGTGCGGTTGTAGAACTGGCCGAAGGCGTTGAAGCGCAGCTGAAAGTTTCTGAACTATCTGCCGAGCGCATCGAAGACGCTACCAGCATCCTGAAAGAAGGCGACGCTGTCGAAGCCAAGATCATCAACGTTGATCGTCGCAACCGCGTCATCAGCCTGTCGATCAAAGCGAAAGACCAGGCGGAAGAAAAAGCCGCTATCAGCGCTGTTCGTAACCAGGAAGTTGATGTACCCGGTCCGACCACCATCGGTGATCTGATCAAACAGCAGATGGCTGCTAATAATCAGAACAACTGATTAACTGCCTGAACTGACCTAAAAAAAGCATCTTCGGATGCTTTTTTTATGTACAGCCGTTAGCGCAGGGATGCGCAGTAGCGGCGCATGCTCGGATGTACGTTCTTGATTAGTCCGAATATTTCATCCGACCTTTGAGTAGAGTAGATCGGCTTTTTCTGATTATCTGTATCGCCTGTAGCAAGCGTTCAACGCCTTCATTCATATAAGGCTCAGACAACGCACTGAAACCAAGCAATAAGCCTTGCTGTGGCTCACCTGTAAAGTAGTGGTTGGACAAGCGCTCCAACGTCAACCCTAGATCCGATGCTACCCAAGCTAATTGATCATCTGTCAGATCTGATTCAGGATTTAGGTGTGCTACCAAATGCATACCTGTAGATGTCGAAGTGATCTGAAACTCATCCGGCAGCTTAGCGTGCAGCAGCTGCAGCAGATGGTCTCTGCGCTGCTGATACACACGACGCATCTTACGCAGATGAGTGGCAAAATAATCCTGTGTCAGAAATATTGCAAGCGCTGGTTGCAATGGCAGCGATGCCATACTGCCTAGCGCCTGCTGACTGCTCAACAATGCTGGAACCAGTTGATCCGGCGCGACGATATAACCAATGCGAAGCGAACGAAACAGTATCTTGGAAAAACTGCCCACTAGCAGCGTGTGTTGCTGAGTATCAGCATTCATCAAGGGTGCCTGCGCCCTCCCCTGATAGATAAACTCACTGTCATAATCATCCTCAATCAACCATAAGGTCTGGCCGGATTGATTATGCTGACTGCAAAGATCCAGCCATTCCTGACGCCTACGGGAACTCATTACTACACCCAGTGGATATTGTCGTGACGGTGTCAGAATAGCGGCTAGTTGACCAGACATTTTCGGCGGGCAAACAGCGCCTTCGGCATCAATAGTCAGGGCATCCAGCTTAACTCCCATACTACTAACACTCTCCGCCAGTGCTGGATAACAAGGGTTTTCCAACCAAACGGAGGGCGATGAATATCCACTGATACGCTTTAGTGCACTCAGCAATAGGCTGATCGCATCGCGGTTACCTGCTGTAATAATCACCTGATTGGGTTTCACACTGAGTCCGCGCATCACATGCAGGTAACCAACCACAGCCTCTCGCAAGGCCGGAAGACCCGACTGCATTGTTCCCTCAAGCAGCTGCCGTGGCGGCTCACACCAGCCCTGCTGCAAACAGCGTCTCCAGATCTGGTTTGGAAACAGACTGACATCGGCTCCTGAGTCAAAGCGTAACCCATCATCTGAAATATCCGGATGAATCCCTGCGTTAACGGGTACTAGCGGCTCAGACATTAGCGAAGGCATTAGTGAAGGTAAG
This genomic interval carries:
- the pdxR gene encoding MocR-like pyridoxine biosynthesis transcription factor PdxR — protein: MSSISFSSVTISLSTDDQLPLYLQIARQIRPLIEQGRLRPGERLPSSRQLAQDLGVSRTTSSNCYDLLISEGYLLGVPKKGVFIAHHLPSLMPSLMSEPLVPVNAGIHPDISDDGLRFDSGADVSLFPNQIWRRCLQQGWCEPPRQLLEGTMQSGLPALREAVVGYLHVMRGLSVKPNQVIITAGNRDAISLLLSALKRISGYSSPSVWLENPCYPALAESVSSMGVKLDALTIDAEGAVCPPKMSGQLAAILTPSRQYPLGVVMSSRRRQEWLDLCSQHNQSGQTLWLIEDDYDSEFIYQGRAQAPLMNADTQQHTLLVGSFSKILFRSLRIGYIVAPDQLVPALLSSQQALGSMASLPLQPALAIFLTQDYFATHLRKMRRVYQQRRDHLLQLLHAKLPDEFQITSTSTGMHLVAHLNPESDLTDDQLAWVASDLGLTLERLSNHYFTGEPQQGLLLGFSALSEPYMNEGVERLLQAIQIIRKSRSTLLKGRMKYSD